The following nucleotide sequence is from Deltaproteobacteria bacterium.
GTGTGCAACCGTACAAAGTGGCGCAACATGTATACGGAACCTATTCGCTGGGCAGGATCAAGTTGTTGAACCTGGCCCTTGAATCCATCGAAATCACGCGCAACGGTAATGTGTCCATGATGATGCTCACGCAACAGATGCTGAACGAAACCGGAACCCATCCGGAGGATGCGGACGGCCTCATCAATTACGCCCGGCGGATCGAGGATGTCAAAATGGCTGCCCTGATCCAGGAACGGAGCAACGGCGGCAATGGTGCCGGGGGGGAGAAACAGTTTCACGTCAGCCTGCGTTCCGATGGCTCGGTGGATGTTGCCGCCATTGCTTCCGGGTTCGGCGGCGGCGGACATCCGAACGCTGCCGGTTTCGGTATCAAGGCAACGCTTACGGACGTGAAAAATAAGATTGTTCAATTGTCTGAAACCATTTGACCCCCCTGAATTTGTATCCCCACTGCCGGCTGCGGCGGTGCGGACCGGGACGCGGTTGAAACAGCACGACACTCACGATTCATTTCGGAAGCTTATGCCGGGAGATGGCACATACCGCGGTGATGGCATTGTCGCCATCGACAAGCCCGAAAAGATGTCTTCCGCCAGGGTAGTGGCCCGCGTAAAAAAAGCTTTGGGAGCCAGGAAGGTGGGGCACACGGGTACGCTCGATCCTTTTGCTACGGGCGTGCTGATCTGCTGCATCAACCGCGCGACCAGGCTGGCGCGTTTTTTTCTGGAGGGCAACAAGGCATACGAGGCGACCCTGCGGCTGGGCATCGAAACGGATACGCAAGACGCCACCGGTGCCGTTATTTTCGAAAGGGAAGTTGCCGATATATCGGAGGATCTTTTGGCTGACACCATCCGGCGCTTCACCGGATGGATCGACCAGATCCCGCCGGCTTATTCGGCCTTGAAGCACAAGGGGGTTCCCCTGTACAGGCTTGCCAGGAAAGGAACGCCCGTTCAGAAACCGGCACGCAGCGTTCATGTTTCGAGGATCCGTATCCTTGAAATCGATCTGCCGTACATCCGGTTGGCGGTGCACTGCTCGGCCGGTACGTACATTCGGACACTCTGCGCCGACATGGGCGGTATGATCGGGTGCGGGGGACACCTGGCGGCGCTGAGAAGAACCCTCAGTTCAGGGTTCGCCGTCGAAGACGCTCTTTCCCTGGACACGTTCGAGACGTTGGCCCGGCAGGGTGGCGTATCCTCGTACCTGACAGGTATGGCGGACGCCCTGCAGGGCATGCCCCAGGTGGTCGCCGACGATCGCTTGACCGGAAAAGTTGCCCATGGCATTCGCCTGCGCGGCGAGGATGTCGCCGTAGAAGATCCACTGCCCGGCGGCGGGTATCTCAAGATCGTCGATAAAATGGGCCTGCTGATGGCTGTGGTGCAACAAAAAAATGAACGTAAAAGTTATGATTATTGTTGTGTTTTTCAATCATAACATGCAAATGATAAGCACAGAAACTTTCATACGAAAAATAAGGGAATCAGCTCAAAACAAAAACACAGGAGGCAAAAGAAAGTGGTTTTTACAGCAGAAGACAAAAAAGCGCTCATTGAAAAATATAAAACCCATGAGAGCGACACGGGTTCACCGGAGGTTCAGATCGGGCTTCTCACCCACAGGATTACCTACCTGACCGAACATCTGAAAATCCACAAAAAGGATCATCACTCCCGCAGAGGGCTTCTGATGATGGTCGGACGACGTCGCAGACTGCTGAACTACGTAAAAAACAACGACGTCCAGCGCTACCGCACCATCATCAAAACCTTAGGGCTCAGGCGATAGACGCCTTGCACTATCATATGCGCTCGCACGGGCACCTGATCGGTGCCGCTTCGACGTATCGCTCACCATTATTGAACCACTGATGAGCCGATCGATGACGTCACTTACCGTCGAGTGCGTTGTTAAAATAAATAATTCCGCACGATGTCCCCAAACCGGTGGGACTCGTTAGCCGAAACGGCTGCGGAACAACCAGCGTACATTAGGAAAAATTTTATGGAAATCACATTGAAAACAGATGTCGGTGGCAAGGAATTGAGCATACAGACCGGAAAGGTCGCCAAGCAGGCATCTGGTTCCGTTGTCGTAACCTACGGAGACACAACGGTATTGGTAAGTGCTGTTTCATCCCATGATGAACGGAATGTCGGTTTTCTGCCGCTATCGGTGGAATATCAGGAAAAAATTTATGCGGCCGGCCGCATTCCGGGAAACTATTTTCGCCGCGAAATCGGCAGGCCCAGCGAGAAGGAAACCCTGACCGCCCGCCTGATAGACCGGCCGATTCGCCCGCTGTTTCCCAAAAAATACAACTTCGAAACCCAGGTCATCGCAACGGTTCTCTCCATGGACCAGGAAAATGACCCGGATGTCATCTCGATGGTCGGGGCTTCGGCGGCCCTTGTCCTCTCGGACGTTCCCTTTGCCGGCCCCATTGCCAGCGTTCGCGTGGGCCGCATCGACGGTGAACTGAAAGTCAACCCGGTCATTGCCGAATGGGAAAAAGCGGACATCAACATCATCGTTTCCGGTTCCAAAACCGGGGTCGTCATGGTGGAGGGCGGCAGCGACGTCGTCAGTGAGCAAGAGATGCTCGACGCCATATTTTTCGGGCACGAGGCGCTGAAACCCATTGTCGAGATACAGGAAAAGCTGAGAGAGTCGGTCGGCAAACCCAAACGCGAATTCATGCCACCGGAAAAAGATGAAGCGCTGGTCGACAGGCTGACGGCAGACGCAGAAAGCCGTTTGCGGGACGCCATCACCATTCCGGATAAAATGGAGCGTTACAGCGCCATCCGTCAAGTAAAGAACAGCATCTTCGAAAGCCTCGGGGAAGAATATGCCGATCGTGCAAGCGAAGTATTTGAAATCCTGGGTGATCTTCAAAAAACAATCAGCCGAAACCTCATCCTGAAGGAAGGCCGCAGAATAGACAACCGCAAGTTCGACGAAATACGGCCGATCACCTGTGAAGTCGGCCTGCTGGCCCGCCCGCACGGCAGTGCCCTGTTCACCCGCGGCGAAACACAGGTGCTGAGTGTTCTCACCCTCGGGTCCGGTCCCGACGAACAGCGGGTCGAGACCCTCAGCGGAGAAGAGTTCCGGCCTTTCATGCTGCACTACAACTTCCCGCCGTTTTCCGTGGGCGAGGTAAAGCGCGTCGGCAGCCCCAGCCGCCGGGATATCGGGCATGGAGGCCTTTCCACACGGGCCCTGGAAAAGGTCCTGCCGGAAAAGGAAGACTTCGATTACACCATCCGTCTGGTGTCCGAAGTGCTCGAATCCAACGGATCCTCATCCATGGGAACCGTTTGTGCCGGAACCCTGGCGCTGATGGACGGAGGGGTCCCCATCAAGGCGCCGGTATCCGGAATCGCCATGGGGCTGGTGAAAGAGGGTGACCAGACGATCATCCTGTCGGACATCCTCGGGGATGAAGACCACACGGGCGACATGGATTTTAAAGTCACCGGCACCAGCGAGGGCATCACCGCCCTGCAGATGGACATCAAGATCCACGAACTTTCCAAGGAGATCATGGAGAAAGCCCTGGAACAGGCGCGCTTAGGCCGAATGCACATCCTGGGCAAAATGCTGGAAGCGCTGGACGAACCCAGAAATGCGATTTCGCCCTTTGCGCCCAAGATAATCACCATCAAAATCAACCCCGATAAAATCAGGGAGGTGATCGGCCCGGGCGGAAAAATCATCCGTTCCATCCAGAGTGAAACCAATACCAGGATCGAGATCGATGATGCCGGTATTGTCAAAATTGCCGCCACCTCCGCCGAAGACGGTGCGGCCGCCGAGCAGGCGGTTCTGGAAATCACACGAGAGCCCGAGGTGGGCGCAACCTACGAGGGCAAGGTCGTAAAAACCACCGATTTCGGTGCGTTTGTCCAAATCATGCCGGGGACCGATGGTCTTGTACATATCTCCCAGCTGGCCAACCATCGCGTCAATAAAGTCACTGATGTGGTCAAGGAAGGCGATATGCTAAAGGTGAAGGTCCTCGAGATCGGAAGAGACGGTAAAATCCGCCTCAGCCACAAAGCTGTTTCCGAAGATGAAAGCTGATCCTGATTTCCGCAAAACCACATTGAGCAACGGGATCAACGTCCTGAGCAAAAACATGCCTCATATCCGCTCGGTCACCATGGGTGTCTGGGTGGATGTGGGGGCTCGCGACGAGACGCCGGACGAAAACGGCCTGTCCCATCTCATCGAACACCTTATCTTCAAAGGGACCGACAAACGCTCGGCGTTTCAGATCGCCAAGGAGTTCGATGCCATCGGCGGTCAGACCAATGCCTTCACCACCATGGAAAACACGTGCTACCATGCCAAGGTCATCAACACGCACCTGGACACCATGGCGGAAATCCTTTCGGATATTTTTTTAAACTCCCGGTTCGACCAGGAGGATATCCGGCGCGAGCAACCGGTAATTCTTCAAGAAGTGGGGATGGTCGAAGACAGCCCCGATGAATACATTCACATCCTTTCCGGAGAAAATTTCTGGGGCGAGCATCCCCTGGGCCGGTCCATTCTCGGGAACCGCCAAAACATCCTCGCCTTTAACGCCGAAAGGCTGAAAACCTTTTTTAAAAAACTCTATCAGCCCAATCGCATTCTCATATCTGCGGCCGGCAACCTGGAACACGATCGTTTGCTCGACCTGATCGGCCCCGCCTTCGAAAATATCGCGCCCGGAAAGGGTTTTCCGGATCGCGTTCCGCCGGAGGTAAGAGCCGGCCTCGTTCTCAAGCAACGGGACCTCGAACAGGTTCACATCTGCCTCGGAACGCGCGGCCTGCCCACGGCCGACCCCGGCCGTTATGCCTTGTCGCTGATGAACACCATTCTAGGCGGAAACATGAGCTCGCGGCTGTTCCAGGAAATCCGGGAGCAAAGAGGGCTGGCCTACACCGTCTACTCCTTTGTATCCTCCCATGTCGACACCGGCATGTTCGGTGCGTATGCCGCCGTCGAACCGTCCAACGCCCTGGAGACATGCAGGCTGCTTCTGGAACAGCTCTACCGCCTGAAACGCGAAAAAGTTTCGGAAAATGAGCTTACCGGAGCCAAGGAGTTCATCAAGGGAAACCTTTATCTGGCTTCGGAAAACGGTGAAAACCAGATGGTGCGGCTGGCCCAGAACGAGCTTCACTTCCGGCGCAACGTTCCGTTGAAAACGGTCATCAAACAAATCGAGGCCGTAACCGCCGATCACATTCTGGAGCTGGCGAACACACTCCTCGAGGATAACACCCTTTCACTAACCATGCTGGGCCAGGTTACCGACCGCAGCGCCTGTGAAGACTTGCTGAAAGACTATATGCCTTCATGAACACACCGCCCGTCATTCAAATACTCAGGTTGCGGCCGGAAAGCGATGCCGACATCCCGCTGCCCAGGTACATGACGCCCCAATCTGCAGGCATGGATGTATGTGCCGCCAATCCGGAGAATTGGGTGCTGGAGCC
It contains:
- a CDS encoding insulinase family protein; this translates as MKADPDFRKTTLSNGINVLSKNMPHIRSVTMGVWVDVGARDETPDENGLSHLIEHLIFKGTDKRSAFQIAKEFDAIGGQTNAFTTMENTCYHAKVINTHLDTMAEILSDIFLNSRFDQEDIRREQPVILQEVGMVEDSPDEYIHILSGENFWGEHPLGRSILGNRQNILAFNAERLKTFFKKLYQPNRILISAAGNLEHDRLLDLIGPAFENIAPGKGFPDRVPPEVRAGLVLKQRDLEQVHICLGTRGLPTADPGRYALSLMNTILGGNMSSRLFQEIREQRGLAYTVYSFVSSHVDTGMFGAYAAVEPSNALETCRLLLEQLYRLKREKVSENELTGAKEFIKGNLYLASENGENQMVRLAQNELHFRRNVPLKTVIKQIEAVTADHILELANTLLEDNTLSLTMLGQVTDRSACEDLLKDYMPS
- the truB gene encoding tRNA pseudouridine(55) synthase TruB, coding for MPGDGTYRGDGIVAIDKPEKMSSARVVARVKKALGARKVGHTGTLDPFATGVLICCINRATRLARFFLEGNKAYEATLRLGIETDTQDATGAVIFEREVADISEDLLADTIRRFTGWIDQIPPAYSALKHKGVPLYRLARKGTPVQKPARSVHVSRIRILEIDLPYIRLAVHCSAGTYIRTLCADMGGMIGCGGHLAALRRTLSSGFAVEDALSLDTFETLARQGGVSSYLTGMADALQGMPQVVADDRLTGKVAHGIRLRGEDVAVEDPLPGGGYLKIVDKMGLLMAVVQQKNERKSYDYCCVFQS
- the rpsO gene encoding 30S ribosomal protein S15 → MVFTAEDKKALIEKYKTHESDTGSPEVQIGLLTHRITYLTEHLKIHKKDHHSRRGLLMMVGRRRRLLNYVKNNDVQRYRTIIKTLGLRR
- the pnp gene encoding polyribonucleotide nucleotidyltransferase codes for the protein MEITLKTDVGGKELSIQTGKVAKQASGSVVVTYGDTTVLVSAVSSHDERNVGFLPLSVEYQEKIYAAGRIPGNYFRREIGRPSEKETLTARLIDRPIRPLFPKKYNFETQVIATVLSMDQENDPDVISMVGASAALVLSDVPFAGPIASVRVGRIDGELKVNPVIAEWEKADINIIVSGSKTGVVMVEGGSDVVSEQEMLDAIFFGHEALKPIVEIQEKLRESVGKPKREFMPPEKDEALVDRLTADAESRLRDAITIPDKMERYSAIRQVKNSIFESLGEEYADRASEVFEILGDLQKTISRNLILKEGRRIDNRKFDEIRPITCEVGLLARPHGSALFTRGETQVLSVLTLGSGPDEQRVETLSGEEFRPFMLHYNFPPFSVGEVKRVGSPSRRDIGHGGLSTRALEKVLPEKEDFDYTIRLVSEVLESNGSSSMGTVCAGTLALMDGGVPIKAPVSGIAMGLVKEGDQTIILSDILGDEDHTGDMDFKVTGTSEGITALQMDIKIHELSKEIMEKALEQARLGRMHILGKMLEALDEPRNAISPFAPKIITIKINPDKIREVIGPGGKIIRSIQSETNTRIEIDDAGIVKIAATSAEDGAAAEQAVLEITREPEVGATYEGKVVKTTDFGAFVQIMPGTDGLVHISQLANHRVNKVTDVVKEGDMLKVKVLEIGRDGKIRLSHKAVSEDES